The following are encoded together in the Strix uralensis isolate ZFMK-TIS-50842 chromosome 38, bStrUra1, whole genome shotgun sequence genome:
- the PGLYRP2 gene encoding N-acetylmuramoyl-L-alanine amidase, whose protein sequence is MFPWLLLALSVCARPGTGLPPRHMDSVVQILEALESTDRGFSGPVPALARALGGCGTPGCRVVLGDPPHVPPAPAPTLSHEQWLLFTQLLHHDAAAPERGAVLAPDGSTVALGPLLAGIEVGLKRAAGWPLPTVEPPVDALYAVTITEALAMSFLLARDGDGNRATLGPGGCWDDVDDPQNYTLLGPPSPIPDAVANGAMDGVLLGAQLAQAPIPLADLLRGYYGTGNGTEKGRPPSSYRRRDFGVLTGPGKLEEEVAAMLRVLRVLPPTQELLEDVGPEEVVAIARRAARDFTEVYVECPAIVPRCMWGARPYRGTPKPLTLPLGSVYIHHTFEPSAPCRTFPACAAAMRAMQRFHQDTRGWDDIGYSFVVGSDGYLYQGRGWHWVGAHTKGYNSKGYGVGYVGDFSAILPDPDTIALVRDGLLPCAVKTGRLHQNYTLRGHRQMGHTDCPGNSLFREIETWRGFK, encoded by the exons gTCTCCCACCGCGCCACATGGACTCCGTGGTTCAGATCCTGGAAGCCCTCGAGTCAACCGACCGCGGTTTCTCCGGCCCCGTGCCGGCGCTGGCGCGGGCGCTGGGGGGCTGCGGCACCCCGGGGTGCCGCGTGGTGCTGGGAGACCCACCCCACGTCCCGCCAGCCCCCGCGCCAACGCTCAGCCACGAGCAGTGGCTGCTCTTCACCCAACTCCTCCACCACGACGCCGCGGCCCCCGAGCGCGGCGCGGTGTTGGCACCCGACGGCTCCACCGTCGCCCTCGGCCCCCTCCTTGCCGGCATCGAGGTTGGCCTCAAGCGGGCGGCGGGGTGGCCCCTCCCCACCGTCGAGCCACCCGTCGACGCGCTCTACGCCGTCACCATCACCGAGGCCTTGGCGATGTCCTTCCTCTTGGCTCGTGACGGTGATGGCAACCGAGCCACGCTGGGACCCGGTGGCTGTTGGGATGACGTAGATGACCCCCAAAACTACACCCTGCTGGGACCCCCGTCACCCATCCCCGATGCCGTCGCCAACGGGGCGATGGATGGGGTGCTGTTGGGTGCGCAGCTGGCCCAAGCACCCATCCCACTCGCCGACCTTCTCCGGGGCTACTACGGCACAGGCAATGGCACGGAGAAGGGGCGACCTCCCAGCAGTTACCGGCGGCGAGATTTTGGGGTGTTGACGGGGCCGgggaagctggaggaggaggtggcggcgATGCTGAGGGTGCTGAGGGTGCTGCCACCCACCCAGGAGCTCCTGGAGGACGTGGGCCCGGAGGAGGTGGTGGCCATCGCTCGCCGAGCGGCGCGGGACTTCACAGAGGTCTACGTGG AGTGCCCGGCCATCGTCCCCCGGTGCATGTGGGGTGCCCGTCCCTACCGGGGCACCCCAAAACCGTTGACCCTCCCCTTGGGTTCCGTCTACATCCACCACACCTTCGAACCCAGCGCCCCGTGCCGCACCTTCCCCGCCTGCGCCGCCGCCATGCGCGCCATGCAACGCTTCCACCAGGACACCCGCGGCTGGGATGACATCGGCTACAG CTTCGTGGTGGGGTCGGACGGGTACCTCTACCAAGGTCGGGGTTGGCATTGGGTCGGTGCCCACACCAAAGGCTACAACAGCAAAGGCTACGGCGTGGGCTACGTTGGAGACTTCTCGGCCATCTTGCCGGACCCGGACACCATCGCCCTGGTGCGGGACGGGCTCCTGCCCTGCGCCGTGAAAACTGGGCGGCTCCACCAAAACTACACCCTCCGTGGCCACCGCCAGATGGGTCACACCGACTGTCCCGGCAACTCCCTCTTCCGGGAGATTGAGACCTGGCGCGGGTTCAAG TGA